From Candidatus Rokuibacteriota bacterium, one genomic window encodes:
- a CDS encoding LLM class flavin-dependent oxidoreductase — MRLGILLPTREAVLSGGSEAAPLLEMAERAEAAGFDSVWVGDSILARPRFEPLTLLAAVAARTHRVTLGTAVLLPALRHPLVLAHLVATLDRLSEGRLVLGVGIATDNPPIRKEFEAAGSPFSQRVGRCLEILRICRALWGSERATFKGRYWTLEDAELLPKPARPGGPPIWMGGSGETALRAAGASFDGWFPISPTAADFRKGWERVQAEARAAGRDPAAVTPALYTTVRLDRDVAAARETMRRFIEAYYMVPYERIAARQGCYAGTVEGCVEWLTGFREAGARHVVLRFAGADQLSQLEQAASGFLRRLRGPD, encoded by the coding sequence ATGAGGCTCGGCATTCTCCTTCCCACGCGCGAAGCCGTCCTGTCGGGCGGTTCGGAGGCGGCGCCCCTCCTCGAAATGGCCGAGCGGGCCGAGGCTGCCGGCTTCGACTCGGTCTGGGTGGGCGACTCCATCCTGGCGCGCCCGCGCTTCGAGCCCCTCACCCTGCTCGCGGCCGTGGCGGCGCGGACCCACCGCGTCACCCTCGGCACCGCGGTCCTGCTCCCGGCGCTCCGCCACCCCCTCGTCCTCGCCCATCTGGTCGCGACGCTCGACCGCCTCTCGGAGGGCCGGCTCGTCCTGGGCGTCGGCATCGCCACGGACAACCCTCCCATCAGGAAGGAGTTCGAGGCCGCGGGCTCGCCGTTCTCCCAGCGGGTCGGGCGCTGCCTCGAGATTCTCCGGATCTGCCGCGCGCTCTGGGGGTCGGAGCGCGCGACCTTCAAGGGGAGGTACTGGACCCTCGAGGACGCCGAGCTTCTCCCCAAACCCGCGCGGCCGGGCGGCCCGCCGATCTGGATGGGCGGAAGCGGCGAGACCGCGCTCCGGGCCGCCGGCGCGTCCTTCGACGGGTGGTTTCCGATCTCGCCGACCGCCGCGGACTTTAGGAAGGGCTGGGAGCGCGTTCAGGCCGAGGCGCGCGCGGCGGGCCGCGATCCCGCCGCCGTCACGCCTGCGCTCTACACCACGGTCAGGCTCGACCGGGACGTGGCGGCCGCGCGGGAGACCATGCGGCGGTTCATCGAGGCCTACTACATGGTCCCGTACGAGCGGATCGCGGCCCGTCAGGGGTGCTACGCGGGGACCGTTGAGGGGTGCGTCGAGTGGCTCACCGGCTTCCGCGAGGCCGGCGCCCGCCACGTCGTCCTCCGCTTCGCCGGCGCTGACCAGCTGAGTCAGCTTGAGCAGGCGGCGTCCGGCTTCCTCCGGCGCCTGCGCGGACCGGATTAA
- a CDS encoding LLM class flavin-dependent oxidoreductase: protein MERTAAYLIPGADLGAAVELARSAEAWGYESLWVTHSTTGRDSFLVLSAYAHATRTIGLGNGVVPIYPRHPVVMAQEALALAEISGGRFRLGIGVSHRPPMEGALGLAMGKPIQAMREYVAVLRAALAGQVEHTGPGYRVSWKTTVLKPPARPPVLLAALSPRMCELAGEIADGAVLWLCPPAYVREVALPALARGRQKAGKSLDGFEVVAAVPIALTDRVADTRALFKEELVRYLQLPFYRAMLTGSGFGEELAAFDRDRGKAPSPGRAVPDSLAGALGGIGGKSALRDYVAAYRQAGVTLPAVRPIAFPDSPHYRPTLEACAPELQSSGRR, encoded by the coding sequence ATGGAGCGGACTGCGGCGTACTTGATCCCCGGCGCCGACCTCGGCGCCGCGGTGGAGCTTGCCCGGAGCGCCGAAGCCTGGGGCTACGAGAGCCTCTGGGTCACCCACAGCACCACCGGGCGCGACTCGTTCCTGGTGCTCTCGGCCTACGCCCACGCCACGCGCACCATCGGGCTCGGGAACGGCGTGGTCCCGATCTACCCGCGCCATCCCGTGGTCATGGCCCAGGAGGCGCTGGCGCTCGCCGAGATCTCCGGCGGCCGCTTCCGCCTCGGCATCGGCGTGAGCCACCGCCCCCCGATGGAAGGGGCGCTTGGCCTCGCCATGGGCAAGCCCATCCAGGCGATGCGCGAATACGTAGCAGTCCTCCGCGCCGCGCTGGCTGGTCAGGTCGAGCACACGGGCCCGGGCTATCGGGTGAGCTGGAAGACGACTGTGCTCAAGCCCCCCGCGCGGCCGCCCGTCTTGCTCGCCGCCCTCTCGCCGAGGATGTGCGAGCTGGCCGGCGAGATCGCCGACGGCGCGGTCCTCTGGCTCTGCCCTCCCGCCTACGTCCGCGAGGTCGCGCTCCCCGCGCTCGCGCGAGGCCGCCAGAAGGCCGGCAAGTCGCTCGACGGCTTCGAGGTCGTCGCCGCCGTCCCCATCGCGCTGACCGACCGGGTGGCGGACACGCGCGCGCTCTTCAAGGAGGAGCTGGTCCGCTACCTCCAGCTCCCGTTCTACCGCGCCATGCTGACCGGGAGCGGCTTCGGCGAGGAGCTGGCCGCCTTCGACCGTGACAGGGGCAAGGCGCCATCCCCTGGCCGTGCGGTACCCGACAGCCTGGCCGGAGCCCTCGGAGGCATCGGCGGCAAGAGCGCCCTCCGGGATTACGTCGCCGCCTACCGCCAGGCTGGCGTCACCCTTCCCGCCGTCCGCCCCATCGCCTTCCCCGACTCTCCCCACTACCGCCCCACGCTCGAAGCCTGCGCTCCCGAGCTACAATCGAGCGGACGCCGGTGA
- a CDS encoding PIN domain-containing protein: MPAGNFAVLDTSVYVEIFRTGRFTLDLLRSPWIVRCSAVVLHELRRGARTNLELRFVNELARKVRVITPSQRHWLESGGILAVLRRTKGYGPPKLRELAFDALIALSVREIGATLITLNRQDFEEIRKFIPFRVRYW, from the coding sequence TTGCCGGCCGGTAACTTTGCCGTCCTGGACACCTCAGTCTATGTCGAGATTTTTCGAACCGGTCGGTTCACGCTGGATCTCCTGCGCTCGCCCTGGATCGTCAGGTGCTCGGCGGTGGTGCTTCACGAGCTCCGCCGCGGCGCCAGGACGAACCTGGAGCTTCGATTTGTCAACGAGCTGGCCAGGAAGGTTCGGGTCATCACGCCGAGCCAACGTCACTGGCTCGAGTCCGGGGGAATCCTGGCCGTCCTCAGGAGAACAAAGGGCTACGGCCCGCCCAAGTTGAGAGAGCTGGCTTTCGATGCGCTGATTGCCCTCTCTGTCCGCGAAATCGGGGCTACGCTGATCACCCTCAATCGGCAAGACTTCGAGGAAATCCGTAAATTTATACCGTTCAGGGTGCGGTACTGGTAG
- a CDS encoding ABC transporter substrate-binding protein: MVARSALTRVPRISGLSVLLALLLLTPGPSQPQPRSKPEGTVVIGMRAELSTLDQGAGSVPEITVGENIFETLVFRNFDGSVRPHLAERWTVSPDGLTYTFYLRKGVKFHNGEPFNAEAVKFSLEWIRDPNVFTQFKGYWTDTKSVEIADDHTIRFHLKQPNPLIIPLMPWHLAILPPKYVSENRKTWGRKPVGTGPYKFVEWIPNERIVMEANTEYWQGPPPFQRLVFRPIPDETARTAALLSGAVHVVGPLSLDQAPMVAKATGVHVAWTESLSRERLAIRHDVKPFDDLRVRQAVAHAIDKDAIIKNILGGNAVAYHGPLVSLEWGFDPNLKNPYPYNPARAKELLAQAGYPNGFEAEFEYAPGITPKNTETVEAVANYLAAVGIKAKVNATDYGKFTSKSRTRALAPLNSSFWTGGGNFHGWQPFAILLDCEKSSALWNPKPRYWCNPEVDKLIAAGVQALHARDEGKAKQLFAQAQKLAAEYVYHVWLWQFKEPWGVSNQLKYRPKGNNDVIMSWDQASWNK, from the coding sequence ATGGTAGCCAGGTCGGCTCTCACCCGCGTCCCTCGCATCTCAGGACTCTCGGTGCTCTTGGCCCTCCTGCTTCTCACTCCCGGTCCGAGCCAGCCACAGCCGCGCAGCAAGCCCGAAGGCACCGTGGTGATCGGCATGCGGGCCGAGCTCTCGACGCTCGACCAGGGGGCCGGCTCGGTGCCAGAGATCACGGTGGGCGAGAACATCTTCGAGACTCTGGTCTTCCGGAACTTCGACGGGTCGGTGCGCCCCCACCTGGCCGAGCGCTGGACGGTTTCCCCTGACGGCCTCACGTACACCTTTTACCTGCGGAAAGGCGTGAAGTTCCACAACGGCGAGCCGTTCAACGCCGAGGCCGTGAAGTTCTCGCTGGAGTGGATCCGGGACCCGAACGTCTTCACGCAGTTCAAGGGCTACTGGACCGATACCAAGAGCGTCGAGATCGCTGACGACCACACCATCCGGTTCCACCTGAAGCAGCCCAACCCGCTCATCATCCCGCTCATGCCCTGGCATCTTGCGATCCTGCCGCCCAAGTACGTGAGCGAGAACCGCAAGACTTGGGGGCGCAAGCCCGTGGGCACGGGGCCCTACAAGTTCGTGGAGTGGATCCCGAACGAGCGGATCGTGATGGAGGCCAACACGGAGTACTGGCAGGGGCCGCCCCCGTTCCAGCGGCTGGTGTTCCGGCCGATTCCCGACGAGACGGCGCGCACCGCGGCGCTCCTGTCCGGGGCGGTGCACGTGGTGGGCCCGCTGAGCCTGGATCAGGCGCCGATGGTGGCCAAGGCCACGGGCGTCCATGTGGCCTGGACGGAGTCGCTCTCGCGCGAGCGGCTCGCGATCCGGCACGACGTGAAGCCGTTCGACGACCTCCGGGTCCGCCAGGCCGTGGCGCACGCCATCGACAAGGACGCGATCATCAAGAACATCCTCGGCGGGAACGCCGTCGCCTACCATGGGCCCCTCGTCAGCCTGGAGTGGGGGTTCGATCCCAACCTCAAGAACCCGTATCCCTACAACCCGGCCCGAGCGAAAGAGTTGCTGGCGCAGGCGGGCTACCCGAACGGGTTTGAGGCCGAGTTCGAGTACGCGCCGGGGATCACCCCCAAGAACACGGAGACCGTCGAGGCCGTCGCGAATTACCTGGCCGCGGTCGGCATCAAGGCGAAGGTGAACGCGACCGACTACGGCAAGTTCACCTCGAAGTCGCGAACCCGCGCGCTGGCGCCGTTGAACTCGTCCTTCTGGACGGGCGGCGGGAACTTCCACGGCTGGCAGCCCTTTGCCATCCTTCTCGACTGCGAGAAGTCCTCGGCCCTGTGGAACCCGAAGCCGCGATACTGGTGCAATCCCGAGGTGGACAAGCTCATCGCGGCCGGGGTCCAGGCGCTCCACGCCAGGGACGAGGGGAAGGCCAAGCAGCTCTTCGCGCAGGCGCAGAAGCTGGCGGCCGAGTACGTCTACCACGTCTGGCTCTGGCAGTTCAAGGAGCCGTGGGGGGTCAGCAACCAGCTCAAGTACAGGCCCAAGGGCAACAACGACGTCATCATGTCCTGGGACCAGGCGAGCTGGAACAAGTAG